A genome region from Brassica oleracea var. oleracea cultivar TO1000 unplaced genomic scaffold, BOL UnpScaffold00864, whole genome shotgun sequence includes the following:
- the LOC106320257 gene encoding peroxiredoxin Q, chloroplastic isoform X2 translates to MASSSSFFTFSSQTTLHSHLHRNTILTKTQFSVPTKSSESNFFGLRLSPSTSRSPLSPCSFKSSIFAKVNKGQSAPDFTLKDQNGKPVSLKKYKGKPVVVYFYPADETPGCTKQACAFRDSYEKFKKAGAEVIGISGDDSASHKAFASKYKLPYTLLSDEGNRVRKDWGVPGDLFGALPGRQTYVLDKNGVVQLIYNNQFQPEKHIDETLKFLKAA, encoded by the exons atggcttcttcttcttcttttttcacttTCTCTAGTCAGACCACACTGCACTCCCATCTTCACAGAAACACCATTCTCACCAAAACCCAATTTTCAGTTCCCACAAAATCATCAGAATCTAACTTCTTTGGTCTCAGACTCTCTCCCTCCACCTCTCGCTCTCCCCTCTCTCCCTGTTCTTTCAAAAGCTCAATCTTTGCTAAG GTTAACAAGGGGCAGAGTGCACCAGACTTCACACTAAAGGATCAAAATGGAAAGCCGGTGAGCCTGAAGAAGTATAAAGGGAAGCCTGTTGTTGTATATTTCTACCCTGCCGATGAAACCCCTGGCTGCACCAAGCAG GCTTGTGCGTTCAGAGACTCTTATGAGAAATTCAAGAAAGCCGGCGCAGAGGTCATTGGCATAAGTGGTGATGATTCTGCTTCTCACAAG GCCTTTGCAAGCAAATACAAGCTTCCTTACACATTGTTGAGTGACGAAGGGAATAGGGTGAGGAAAGATTGGGGAGTGCCAGGAGATTTATTTGGGGCATTGCCAGGGAGACAGACTTACGTTCTCGACAAAAACGGTGTCGTTCAGCTGATCTACAACAACCAGTTCCAGCCTGAGAAACACATTGACGAGACCTTAAAGTTCCTCAAAGCTGCTTGa
- the LOC106320257 gene encoding peroxiredoxin Q, chloroplastic isoform X1 — MASSSSFFTFSSQTTLHSHLHRNTILTKTQFSVPTKSSESNFFGLRLSPSTSRSPLSPCSFKSSIFAKQVNKGQSAPDFTLKDQNGKPVSLKKYKGKPVVVYFYPADETPGCTKQACAFRDSYEKFKKAGAEVIGISGDDSASHKAFASKYKLPYTLLSDEGNRVRKDWGVPGDLFGALPGRQTYVLDKNGVVQLIYNNQFQPEKHIDETLKFLKAA, encoded by the exons atggcttcttcttcttcttttttcacttTCTCTAGTCAGACCACACTGCACTCCCATCTTCACAGAAACACCATTCTCACCAAAACCCAATTTTCAGTTCCCACAAAATCATCAGAATCTAACTTCTTTGGTCTCAGACTCTCTCCCTCCACCTCTCGCTCTCCCCTCTCTCCCTGTTCTTTCAAAAGCTCAATCTTTGCTAAG CAGGTTAACAAGGGGCAGAGTGCACCAGACTTCACACTAAAGGATCAAAATGGAAAGCCGGTGAGCCTGAAGAAGTATAAAGGGAAGCCTGTTGTTGTATATTTCTACCCTGCCGATGAAACCCCTGGCTGCACCAAGCAG GCTTGTGCGTTCAGAGACTCTTATGAGAAATTCAAGAAAGCCGGCGCAGAGGTCATTGGCATAAGTGGTGATGATTCTGCTTCTCACAAG GCCTTTGCAAGCAAATACAAGCTTCCTTACACATTGTTGAGTGACGAAGGGAATAGGGTGAGGAAAGATTGGGGAGTGCCAGGAGATTTATTTGGGGCATTGCCAGGGAGACAGACTTACGTTCTCGACAAAAACGGTGTCGTTCAGCTGATCTACAACAACCAGTTCCAGCCTGAGAAACACATTGACGAGACCTTAAAGTTCCTCAAAGCTGCTTGa